GAGGCAATCAGGTTTTCCGCCAGCACCGCGCGGATCCCCGAAGGCACAGCGCCGGTCATGCCGATACAGCTGACCGCACCGTTTTGCAGCCCCTGTACGCCCGCGCCTTTAGTGATAAAAATGCAGCGCGACTCCAGATATAGCATCGATTTACTTTCGGAATAGCCCATCAGCGCTTCCGAGCCAGTACCGGAGGTGTAGCGCATCTTCAGGCCACGCGAAGCATAAGCCGAGGCGAGAAACGCTTTGGACCACGGCGTGTCATCACCGTCGGTAAACACCGATTCTGTGCCATACACCGACACCGTTTCGGCATAACTGGTTAGCCCACGCATGCCCAGCTCCAGCTCCGTGGCCTCTTCAACAGAACATTGTGTCAGCACACCGGGACGACCGCATTGGGAACCCACCAGCAGCGCCAGGGCGTTAAACGGCGCGTAGCGGGCGATCCCGACCGTCGTTTCTTGCTCGGAAAAGCCGCGGATCCCCGCTTCAGCAGCGTCGGCGGCAATCTGTACCGGGTTATCTTTCAGGTTGGTCACGTGGCACTGGTTGGAGGGCGTGCGTCTGGCACGCATTTTTTGCAGCGCCATCATCATCTCCACCACGTTCATTTGCGCCATCACTTCCACCGCTTTCGCCGGGGTGATGGCAGTGGTAATGGCAATAATCTCTTCCCGACTGACGTGGATATCCACCAGCATTCTGGCGATCTCCAGCGCGTCGAGCTGCATGGCGTGCTCGGCCTCAGCCACGTTAATGGCGTAGTCGGCAATGAAACGGTCGATCATGTCGAACTCGGCGCGGCTCTTACCGTCCAGCTCAACAATACGACCATTTTCCACCTTCACCGACGACGCTGGATCGTAGGGGCTTTCCATGGCGATCAGCCCCTCTTCAGGCCATTCGCCAATCAGCCCATCCTGATTTACAGGCCGCTTCGCAAGTACTTCGAATCGTTTTGATCTTCTCATGATTTATTGACTCAAAAGATAAAAAATAGGGACGCCGGGCCGCATTGCCGGGGACACAACACCCGTCATTCGCCTTTCATCAGCAATGGTCGAACTCTAAATGAGCAGAACAATAAAAAAATAAAATTAATTTCGTTCCAATTTGGTACCTAATAAAAACGCATCGTTTCATATTGAAACGCAATTCAGGAATATCCATCGTGAATTGTGACGAGGTTAAATGAT
This window of the Citrobacter freundii ATCC 8090 = MTCC 1658 = NBRC 12681 genome carries:
- a CDS encoding propanediol/glycerol family dehydratase large subunit, encoding MRRSKRFEVLAKRPVNQDGLIGEWPEEGLIAMESPYDPASSVKVENGRIVELDGKSRAEFDMIDRFIADYAINVAEAEHAMQLDALEIARMLVDIHVSREEIIAITTAITPAKAVEVMAQMNVVEMMMALQKMRARRTPSNQCHVTNLKDNPVQIAADAAEAGIRGFSEQETTVGIARYAPFNALALLVGSQCGRPGVLTQCSVEEATELELGMRGLTSYAETVSVYGTESVFTDGDDTPWSKAFLASAYASRGLKMRYTSGTGSEALMGYSESKSMLYLESRCIFITKGAGVQGLQNGAVSCIGMTGAVPSGIRAVLAENLIASMLDLEVASANDQTFSHSDIRRTARTLMQMLPGTDFIFSGYSAVPNYDNMFAGSNFDAEDFDDYNILQRDLMVDGGLRPVTEEETIAIRNKAARAIQAVFRELGLPLISDEEVEAATYAHGSKDMPARNVVEDLAAVEEMMKRNITGLDIVGALSCSGFEDIASNILNMLRQRVTGDYLQTSAILDRQFDVVSAVNDINDYQGPGTGYRISAERWAEIKNIAGVVQPGSIE